Proteins from a single region of Macaca fascicularis isolate 582-1 chromosome 5, T2T-MFA8v1.1:
- the MFAP3L gene encoding microfibrillar-associated protein 3-like isoform X3, translating into MHDSGLLNITKVSFSDRGKYTCVASNIYGTVNNTVTLRVIFTSGDMGVYYMVVCLVAFTIVMVLNITRLCMMSSHLKKTEKAINEFFRTEGAEKLQKAFEIAKRIPIITSAKTLELAKVTQFKTMEFARYIEELARSVPLPPLIMNCRTIMEEIMEVVGLEEQGQNFVRHTPEGQEAADRDEVYTIPNSLKRSDSPAADSDASSLHEQPQQIAIKVSVHPQSKKEHADDQEGGQFEVKDVEETEPSAEHSPETAEPSTDVTSTELTSEEPTPVEVPDKVLPPAYLEATEPAVTHDKNTCIIYESHV; encoded by the coding sequence ATGCACGACAGCGGCCTTCTGAACATCACCAAGGTATCCTTCTCAGACCGAGGTAAATACACGTGCGTGGCTTCTAACATCTACGGCACTGTGAACAACACGGTGACCTTGCGCGTCATCTTCACCTCTGGAGACATGGGTGTCTACTACATGGTCGTGTGCCTGGTGGCCTTCACCATCGTCATGGTCCTCAATATCACCCGCCTGTGCATGATGAGCAGCCACCTAAAGAAGACCGAGAAGGCCATCAATGAGTTCTTTAGGACCGAAGGTGCAGAGAAGCTGCAGAAGGCATTCGAGATCGCCAAGCGCATCCCCATCATCACCTCTGCCAAAACTCTAGAGCTTGCCAAAGTCACCCAGTTCAAAACCATGGAGTTCGCCCGCTACATCGAAGAGCTCGCCAGGAGCGTGCCTCTGCCGCCTCTCATTATGAACTGCAGGACTATCATGGAGGAGATTATGGAGGTGGTTGGGCTGGAGGAGCAGGGGCAGAATTTTGTGAGGCATACTCCAGAGGGCCAGGAGGCTGCAGACAGGGATGAGGTCTACACAATCCCCAACTCTCTGAAGCGGAGCGACTCCCCCGCCGCCGACTCGGACGCCTCATCGCTGCATGAGCAGCCTCAGCAAATTGCCATCAAGGTGTCAGTTCACCCACAGTCCAAAAAAGAGCATGCAGATGACCAAGAGGGTGGACAGTTTGAAGTCAAAGATGTAGAGGAGACAGAACCGTCGGCTGAACATTCCCCTGAAACTGCAGAGCCTTCTACTGATGTCACATCCACCGAGCTAACATCAGAAGAGCCAACACCTGTTGAGGTACCAGATAAGGTACTGCCGCCAGCTTACCTGGAGGCCACAGAGCCAGCAGTGACACACGACAAAAACACCTGCATTATTTACGAAAGCCATGTCTAA